The DNA region ATTGTTACAAACCGGATCAAGTAAACGGTTACCATTTTTCAATAATCATTTCAAATCAACCCAAAACACAAATTTCAGAATCCCTAATTCTCAAAAATCCAAActtttttcatctttttttctCTTCATCATTCTTCAAATTTCAAACCTGCATCGTATGATTTTTCAAAAGCTGAAACAAAGATTGTCCGGTGTATCTTCTACCAAATCCCTACCTTAACCCTTTCTTCTCAAACCCTTCAACTTGCAACTCAGAATTAGGATTTTAGGGTTTCATGGAATCATCTCAATCAAAGCTTTGAAGTAAGTCTCTCGACGACGACATTGATTCCCATAAGAGCTACAGTGTGAGTATCATCTTACTTTCCAGCACAGTGCCTTTATTCTTTCTGTGTTATCGTATTGATTTTGGAAATACCAAATTCAATATTATCAATTGTTGAGTGCATATAAGGATGAGTATAATGCAATTGTTGAATGATTTTTTGTTTCTACAGACAGGTGTCTTTTGTGTCATTGCAGACAATCTCATCAAGGGAGAGGTTTACAGTAGCTATATTCAAGTATTCATCTCTATCTTCTGTTTGCTTAGTCCAGAATTTGTTATATCATTACTTTGTCACTCATAATTTTTTTGCTCCCACTTTACAATCTCTAACATGCCCCAATTCAAAAAATTGCAGGAACACTTGGCTCCTTGTGGATATCTTAAATTACGTTGTGAACGAAAACTCTAATATAAAGGATTTTTCACTTCAAGCTGTGTATGATTCGTCGTCACCCCGGTAAGAGTTTCCTTTAACTTTCTTACAATCTCTCCTTTAAATTTCATTCAGTATTGTTATTCACTTTAAAATGGGTTATTTTACTCTAGTTTATGAATTCACTATTGATTGTGATCTTTGGAACTTTATCTTCCCATGTGAGTTTCATGTTAGGATTAGCAACACTGTCACAATTTCTCCCCAAAATGGGCACTTGAGGCATTGGATGCTGTCTTTGAACGTAAAAGCGGTGTTACAGTTAGTGTAAATATGCCACTGACAGATTGCACTATGTCACTGAGGCTGCCATAGTGAATGACAAACTAGGTGTAAATATCTTGACAATATTTTCATTGTTGTTTGGTGTAACTAAAACATTTGGATGAACTTGTGCTATAAAGTTCAGTGCAAATGCAGGCATCCCAAGCGCTTTTGGCGGACGTCCCCGACGTGGCTTAATTAGATGTTCATTATGGCTGGGACCAATTGTTAATAAGACTTTTACTATATCAGTACTTTTGCTTTAAACAAAACTAAAAGCACGTTTCACTACATTTAGAATTTTGACTTAGACACTTAAGTTAATTCCCTCCAATTATAGAGATGATTTTTACATGACATGGTAAGAGCTAACAACTCTTATCATCATCTTTTTATATAGATTTGAAAGCTAGTTTGTTACCAACTCCAACTTTTTTCCCTCTCATTCATACTTTTTTACTTTTGGTTTTCTGTCACATTGATATTCTTATCTATAAATACTATCATTTCCATAATGGTGTTCATTCAATCCACTTAAAATCACTTCTTTAACTACTCTTTCATAATAACTTTTGTTCCTTGAAGTAATCCCGAAAGAGAAATAATGGTCAATTCTATAAACTTTTTCTTGCTTTTTTCTCTTCTAGTCTTTGCTCCTTTCTGTCACTGTAAAACTAAAGTAGGAGATTGTGTTGTAGTATCTTTAGAAAAAATGCAGATGTATGACTATTGGTTAACAGTTTGTGTTGCTTAATAAAAGTGTAGAAGGTAATAGTTTTCATTACAATATTCAACTTACAATCTACTGTTACATTGAAAAACAGTTTGAAATCCTTTACTGCATGTTCACACCAAAAGATATGCTATGTACCGTTACATTGAACTTTGTTAAAATTTTAAGCAGCAATTTTGATGCAGTATGTTTGTGTCCAATGCGAGTTGCTTGATGCAGTTACCATGTGATGTAGTAAGTTGTTTACAATGTGTTGTCATGCAGTAGGTTTGTTGACAGAAAAATAGACCACAAAAATCGGAAGCATGTCAAATGGTGTGAATGTTCATGCCTTTTTAGGATATTTGTTCATGGATCTCACACCATAAAGATTGATGTCAATAACATTGTGATTGGTCATTAAAAAGACCATGAGGTGGTTCACAAACTTTACTATAAAACATAAATTGGAGTTGTGGATAAATGTAAATGTTTGTTTTAAAATAAAGTCAATTGTGTGTTTTTTTTATCATAATTTGTTTTCCTATTTTTAACAGAATCAAGATGACTAATGTTGGTACAACTTATGCAACATCCGAGAATACATTTTCAACCCCTCCACCTACAATCTCTAATGAAATGCCACCTCCTCACACTAAGAAGCGAAGGAATCGTTCAGAGGTTTGGAAGCATTTCATTGTATCGTCGGAAGAAGAACAAAAAGCTTTGTGCAAATACTGTGACACGAAAATTAAGTATAATAATGGAACTAGTTCCATGCATGCTCATGTATCGAGATGTCTTGTTTACAAGAGGCAAAGGACATCACCTTCTACGACAAGTGTTGAAGAACATGTAGGCTCTCCTTTAATTGTCAAGTTTGACCAAGAAGCCATTAGAAGAGCAATGGTTAAGATGTTCATAAACATGGAGATTCCTTTTCGGAAGGTTGAACATGAGTCTTTTCATGAATTTATGAGTCTCGCATCACCAAGATTTCAGATTTGTTCACGCACAACACTAGCGCGTGATGTCTTGAAACTATGGGATAGTGAAAGaatgattttgaaattttctCTCTCTCTGAATTGTCGATGAGTTTGTCTCACTACTGATATGTGGACTTCTTCTTGTCAAAAGTTGAGTTATATGTGTGTGACAACCCATTTCATTGACAATAATTGGCACTTACAGAAGAAGATTTTAACTTTTTGTCAAGTCACAAGTCATACAAGGGATGCTATTTGTGCAACAATGGAGATGTGCTTGAACAGTTGGGGGTTAAACCGTGTGCTTAGTTTGACAGTTGATAATGCTTCATCTAATGATGTTGGGGTTGAGCGTCTCAAGAGAAGGCTTTTGTCTAGGAATAGTTTAGTTATGAGTGGAAACCATTTTCATATGCGGTGTTGTGCGCATATATTGAATTTAGTTGTGAAAGAAGGTTTGAAAGACATTGATGGCTCTATTGGTAGAATCCGTCATGGTGTGTGGTATGCTAGATCTTCTCCTGCGAGGCTTGCTAAATTCAAGGCATGTATTGATGAGGAAAGCATGGACTATAAATGTTTAGTTTGGCTAGATGTTGAGACTCGTTGGAACTCAACATACTTGATGTTAGTATCCGCATCAAAACATGAGAGGACCTTTGAAGAATTAAGTTTTCGAGATAAAAAGTATGTGAATGAGTTGACAAAGAAGGGGAAAGGTGTTCCGACAAAAGAAGATTGGAAGCATATTAACTTAATCATCCCATTCTTGAAGTTATTTTATGATGCTACCTTACACATATCGGGGTCATCTTATTTGACAAGCAATTTTTATATGTTTGAGATCCTTGGTATTGGAAAGAGCATTGTGGATATGCGTGCGTCTGAAGATGAGCATCTACGTTCAGTAGCTcaaaaaatgaagaagaaatatGATAAATATTGGGGAAATCATGAGAAGCTTAACATGTTGTTTTTGATTGCTCTAGTATTCGACCCTAGATGCAAGATTAGATTGGTCGATTGGATGGTAAGGCGATATTATAATAAGGATGATGCTGACACCTTGAAAGCAAATTTAGAGTCTAGCTTGAAATCTATTTATGAGGAATATTGTGTTGGATTTATGCCTCCTCAAGGTAATTCAGATGAGTTGCAAGTTTTTGGTGGTGTTAGTGATCCTTATGGAACTGCTGAGTTCTATCTTTCAGAAGGGTGTGACAATGCGGATAATGAGTTAACTACTTATCTTGGAGAGAAGTTAGAGCATAACATGGAGATAAATGTTCTAGAGTGGTGGAAAGTGAACTCTGGCCGATATCCCATCCTTTCAAACATTGCAAGAGACATGCTGGCTATACCTATAAGCACAGTGGCTTCTGAATCTGCATTCAGTACAGGAGAAAGGGTGCTTGATCCATATCGCAGCTCATTAACACCTACAACAGTCGAAGCGTTGATATGCACCCAAGATTGGCTCGAAGGAACATCTTCCTCCTTGATTACAAATGAAGATTTTGATATTCTTGAGAGATTTGAGCAAGGTATGATAACTAAGTATATTCGCTAATGTATTATTATTTATTAAGGCATAATGAAATCTCTTTATATGTTTTGTAGAATTACTTTATACGGAAGATGGTGCTAGCTGTTCAACCTCTTCAACTTCTGTTACACTCGAAGATGATTTAACGGTAAAGAATTCTAAAGTTTGTTTTTGTATATTCTACTCAATTTATTATATGTGCATTTTCTGCACTTGTGGGTTTATGTTGTTGCGTGATTTGTTTTAACTTAATGTGTTACTGAATCTTCCCTTACACGGGTCTCATATTTTTGTACTTTAAACTAGGCTCCTTAACTTGAATATATTCTTTTTTGAGATAATGAGTTTGAGTTAGATTTTGTTCGAGACATGGTCTTAGAAATCGGGTCGTCCATGTCTTAAAATGTAAAATAGACTTGTAATTTCACTGTTTTCACTTTTGAATATGCTAACATTCTTgtaatttcattttattttatgcagCATTAAGCTTATTGCAGAAGAAGCTGATTAATTGCTTATGGAACTAGAAGTGAAAAAACATAAAGATTCTTCATGTTTCATATTTTGTTATATTCATAGTGTAGGTTGAAGAATTTTATTGTTGTTAATTAGTCTAGTAACAAATTCAATGAAATTATTTCTGTTTTTAATCAAGATATTATTTGTGGAGATTATGATATTGTTTGTGGAGATTATAAGAGTTAAATTTAAAGCAGTTTTTTTAAATAACTATTTTTAACATAAACTAAGTTTAAAACTAGTTGAAATAAAAAGGCAGGTTAAAgaaattaaaattatttttgctataaaattatttttttaaaatctgatttatttttataatttttttaaattgttttttttataaaattgttttttttataaaactgtttttttaaagaaaataaaaaactGGTTTGAAAAATACCGATTTAAAACtctttttttaaaattgattttttttctatCTGATAGGtaattatttaattttgatttttcaGATTGAAATTTAAAAATAGTGATTGATTTCAAGAGCGATTGAATAGAGTTAAGAAGTTGTTGGAAAGGAAATTAAATTTGAGGGAAATTTGGTTTTAAAATTGATCCAAACAAAAATTAATTCTTTTAGTACAAACCGGTTATTAACCAAACCGATCCAAACATAAACCGATTTTAAAAATATAAACCGGTTTTATCAAAGTGTTTTTAAAAACCAAACTGATCCATATATTTGGTTCAATTTGGTTATGGTTTTGAACCATGCACACCCCTAGATTAGACTGCAACTGGGCTCTTTTACTTGGTGAGAGGTTATGCTTTAACCTGTTTTGGTGGTTGAAGAAGGGAGCACAAATATTAATGCGCCAAGCACAACAAATTATTTGTGTACTGATATATAAGTGTAGGTAAATTGTAGATAGTTCACCTTTGCTGATTTAAATAGCTCATCAAGCACCTCCGATAAAGTTGGATGAGCATGAACTGCAAATTTAATATCCTGCATTTGTAACAAAAATGGCTGAAGTTACCAAACAGACAGAAAATGAAAGATTATTACAGGTATATTTATCAACAGAGTCGAACAGAGTGCCTTATTCTAAATTGTAAAACAATGCAGCACATGCAGCCACCAAGAATTAAAAGCCAGGCTCACAAAAATGACTGTTGGAAAGAAAATTTACCTGAATACGTGTCCCTAACGCTATGGCATTGGAAGCCTCGTGGATGAGATCTGCAGCATGCAACCCAAAAATATGAACTCCTAGTATCTCTCCGTTGTCAGGTCTGTATATTAACTGCATGAAAACATCACGATGACAGTTAGACAACAATGAAACTGGTAAGATAGTAAAATCCCATTCACCCTGCTCTCAACCAAATAAATTTGTTTTCGCCAAAGTAACTCCTTAGAAGATAACTCATTACCACTACCAACTGTTAGGTGTCAGGTCATGAAGAGAACCACTGGTTGTTCAGAATGTAGACTCTATAATAATGCTTGGCCATTTAAAGGTAGTACGTGTTTGGATGGTTTTTACAAAATCAACTCTCACAATTTTGAAGGCTCTAGAGTAGAAGTGATTATAATAGAAGAATGGTTTCTTGCTTCTCCACTGACTTTTACTTTTTTTTATAACACCACCGACTTTTTTTTACTATCGATGTTAACAAGACTGACTTGGTAAATTTCCCAAAGTATCTTTATGTTTAAACTTAAAAATAATTCTACTTTACAACACCCAAACATTTAAAAAGCAAATATTTTGATGTCTTTTTTACAGTCTAGCACAATTGATCACTTATTAAGAGAGACACGGAAAAATCACCTTGGCAAGACCCTCTCCTTCGTTTTCTGCTAAGGCTTTTGTGTTAGCTTTAAAACTTGTTTTGGCCACACTTACATCAAACCCTTCCTTTTCACCCTTCTCCCTTGCTTGAGGCTGTAAACAGCATATTTAATCATAATAATGAACGAGTTCATAACTGATGGACAACTAGCAGTAATTTATTGTATAAATAATATAGCACGATACAAGGGGCAGAACAAAAGAGTAGAGGCAGAGAGTTAACCACCAAGTAAGAAAGAGTGGAGAAAGTAGCAAGTGGATGATGAaacatcaatcaaaataaaaagTAGTATATCATTATATACCTCTGTCAATCCAACCATGCTGATTTCAGGATGAGTGAAACAAGCAGCCGGTATGCTTAAATGATTGAGCACATGATCTCTTCCAGTGACCTGTTCAACCACTGTCAAATAATTTTTTCAGTCAGTGAACTGGAAACATCACTTTGAGCATCTGTAGCAAATTACATAGTTTCCATTTACCTGAAATTCCTTGTGCACTGGCAGCATGAGCAAGCATCATCTTGCCATTTGCATCGCCAATACAGTATAAATGAGGGACCTATCATTCCACATCCTAAATCAGTAACAATAAAGGGTCAGCAGGAAAAAATAATGGTGTGAGAATTTTGAAACAAACCAGGTTTCCATTTGCATCAATTACTCTCATGCACTCATCCACGGGAACAAAACCACGCTGTGTTGCAACATCAATCTGCAGGAACATGTAACAATGATATCCAATCACTTCCTTCGAGGAAAGCTTTTTGTACTAAAGAAATTTCTGTTTTGAAAAGCATACATTCTCCAATCCAAGACCTTGTGTGAATGGAGCCCTTCCGGTTGCTATTAATGCAGCATCCACCTGCAGAATAGAAGAAACAACAGATTGCAAACCGTCAGTTATTTATAACTAATATTTTCAGATAGTTGAACCGGGTCTACGCTTAAAATTATATTATTAAAATTATAAGTTTTCAAGGATTTCAGGCATACCGAAGCCACTAGCATATAAACCTACGCCAATTTATAAATTACTGAAAGGACGGAAAAGAAGGGTAAATGAGAGAGAAGATGCTTAACACGGTTCTGCATAGTACATAGAATTGTCTCCACAAATTTGTATTCTCTTCTCTCCCTATGTAAATAGAGGGTGAGTGCATTAACCATCTCTGGACCTTGAAACGTGATGTGTTCATTACAAGGTCTCATACCTTGAGATCAAGCTGTATTAAGGGTATCCTAGAAAGCATATGATCAGAGGTAATTACTACTACTTGTAAAAATATATTATTATGCAGAAGCTGTTTCCTGCTCACATGTTCTCCAATCAACCTTTCCAATTAGTTTCTTTAGGAGAAATTTATACAGTTAAAAACAAAGTGATTAACTATAAAGATTTCAACCTCTCAAAAAAAACCTACACAGATTTCAAGAGAAAATTAATGTACCTCTAAAGTGTCCTTTTGTTCCTTGGTCTTTGCATCAATGAGCTCAATCATTACAGGTTTTCCATCTCTTGCAGGAGTGATCTATACATAAAGCATATGTGATGTGACAATTCAAAATATCAAACTAATAAAAATTTAGTAGACAAGTTACCCGATGTAGTTACCTTGGATGCAAAAACGCCTGTATGATAGTCAATATTCCTGGGATTTATAAGAACCCTCTGAGCCAACTTGCTAATTTCAGGATCAAATCCAGGCATAAGCTGATCTAAAGCTTCAACAAAGGTAACCTACAAAATACCTTTATTACCCACTATATTCCCTCTGCATATAGGGCTTATAAATTTTACAACGACATAATATcaagtttttttattttatttcttgTGTCGATAAAAAAAATCTGAAGTATAAAAGGAATTGTATGAGAACAGAGTTTGGGCATCATAGGAGTTGTAAACTACTGGAATCCTTCTCATGAACAAAATATAATAGATGATGGGGGAAAGACGTTATATCCGAAAAGCGCTACCTCACTTCCAAGAGCTGTATATACATCACTGAATTCAAGGCCAATATAACCACTTCCAACAATTGCTATCCAATCAGGCACTGTCTCCAATTTGAGTGCATGGTCACTAGTGATCACAGTCTTCCCTGAAGGTAATTGGTTGGCGAATTTTAATTGCAGTAGAGATATACAAAATCAATCTTGCAATAAGAAATAGGATACATGCCTATAACTCTGGCCATTTTCATTGACTAAAAACTAGAGGcagaaacaaaaataataaaagaaataaatatAATGTCATTGAGAGAGAGAAAAAAAGAAATACATAGTGTACGGTGTACCATCGACTTCAATTCCCTTAGGAACAAAAGGAACAGAACCAGTGGCAATGATGATGTCTTTGGCAGTTACTACATTGTTAGAAGAGCCAACTTTCACCTTTTGAGGACCCTACAAAGATTTATGAATAAGGAATCCAgtaaaaaaatgataaaattagCATTTGCCCAGTGGCAATTTTTATTCAAGCTCAATATTGTCAATTGCAGATCGCGGAAAAAAGTGGTTTTTCAAATTCCATTATGTTACAGTGCCGCTATAACCACAATTAGACAAAACAAAACTTTGTACTAAATCAATAGTGATTTGTTCAAAATCCGCTACACCATTGAGCTGCTATAGACAATATTTTACAACATTGTTCAAGCCTTGGCTGACAAACAGACAATTCAATTTCTGAAGACAGTCACAACAGCATAAGAGTTCATCTCTGATAAGTGACAGCCACAGAACACAATAAGCCACTCACCAAAATAGTTCCGAAACCAGTGAGTATATCCACTCCAAGTGCTTTCATTGAGCTGGTCAAGTTACCGCGAATTTTCGATGCAAGATTATTAGCATGGTCAGCAACTGCTTATCTATCATACCCAGCATAACATAACAAAACACAACTAATTGCACATCTTTTAACCATGAAGTAAAGTTCTAAACTCATTTCGCCATACATATTACTATTTTCTTTTTGCCTATGAATAAAGCCTGATCTACTAGATCTTTTTTACCTGTAAGCCAAGCGATTTCAAGTGATGATCATTCCTCAGCTCTCGCATACGACCACTTACAGCCAAAAGAGCTTTAGAAGGAACACAACCTCTGTTCACGCATGTCCCTCCCACCACATCTCCCTCAACAATTGCTGTTTTCAAACCCTGTAAGTCACTTACCCATTTCAAATATAAAACTTCAGCAATTCAATATTTATATACTACTATCAATTAAGCTCTGTTGGACTTTGAATCGGTTTATTTTAGCTTATGGAGCATAAGCTGCTTATGAAAACAGATTTTTATTAATAGAAATAGTTATGATAAGTGGTTATGTTACAAGCTCTTAATTAATTTGTTTATCCAAACATGCCTATATCAGTTTTCGTGGTTATCTAAACCAGATTACACAAACTCAGCTGAATTTCAACTCGGCAACAGGAATTAGTGTACCTTCTCAACAGCGTGAAGAGCGGCACCGTGACCACCGACGCCAGCTCCGATAATGAGCAGATCGTAATCGAATGATTTGAGAGAGGTGTCGTTGTCTGAAAGCGCGGCGGATATTGCATTGAAGTGTGTCCGACGTATGGGATGGTTATGGTTTGAGCGATGGCGGAGGGAAGTGAAAGCGAAGGCTTCGCGCCTTAGACCACATAATCGGAGATTGAAAGACGTGGCAGTTGAAATGCTGGTGTGAAAGTGGGAACAGTGGCGCGGTCCCGAAATGGCGGCGGCGTAGGAGGTGGCGGAGGAAGATTGCGAAATCGGTGATAGCGTCATTTTGGAGGAAATTATACGGTGAAATGTGGAAATAGGAGTATGGGAGTTTGGAGTTGGGAGAGAGCGGACAACATATCCAAGTGTGGCCGTACTTTCTATTTCCCCCAAAAAGCTGCGGGACAACTCCCACATGGATAATGTAGTCAACTACCAACTAATTATTAAACGGGGCAACTTCCATCAATCATCAATCACATTGTaatatttaactttttttctAATATTCTATCTGTCCCAAATTATAAGATATTATCCATTTTTTTacataaattaaaaaatataataattattatatAAACAAGataaattatatataattttataatattatcttttatttattataaataattttttttaatataattaaaataataataataataaatgataGAAAATGTATTGAAAGAAAAACCACTAATATtatattaaaattataaaataacTTATAATTTGAGATAAATATTTTTGACAAAACATTCATATTCAAGATAGAAGACTAGAgtgttttttttaatgttttcAAAGCAgtgttttttttaatgttttcAAAGCAATTTATTTTTGTTTGATAGATAATATTCACCATTATTAAAATATGTTCGTTACTCTTTTTAATTTATCATTTTCTaatttatcttttttttttcaaatttactctatcaaatatCTATTATAGTAATTAACATATTAACTCATCATACTTAACTATTATTAAAACATGCAaacttgatttttttttttaaaataaccatgtttttcaaataaaatacgaaaataaccatcttttcaattttttttccaaaataacaAACTTTGGGAGAGGATGCGCCGGGGGAGTTGGCGCACCCCTAATAAGTGAAAAATAAGTTAAGTCATTGTACACTTTTTATCATTTTCCTTTGATTTAAGTGAAAAATAGCAAAACATAGAAAGAATATAATTTGGTTGAAAACATACCATCAAACTCTTGTTTCGGCCATAAGTTGCTATTAGGATTAAATTTAATACATATTAATTACTACGTTTAATATAATGAAATTAATATTTTATAATTATGAGTTGGAATATCCCTATACTCCTTAATACTAGTATAATTTTTCTTAAAACAAATAGAGGgttaaaatacattttaaaattaaattaagAAAAAAATACATTAAACCTAAATTATCACTTATTTTTTGTGATATAGATTTAGCGATAAAACTTAGAAATGTTAAATATTAAAAAGTATACAGATAAAAACTTTAACGTACTCTTAagaaattaaaatgcaaatattaaataatattctaaacttatatattttaaaacaatgataaaataaaattaaatatatatttagttaatttaaaattttaaaataggTATAAAAATTCTAAGTGAAAATAATTAAGATAAATATATAGAGATGAAAAAAAGTAATCTATTGTAATTATACATTATTTTAAAACTAAGTGAAAAAAAAATTCAACTAAGGTTTAGTAAATTATTAATCTACTGTAATTATACACGGTATATTAAATTAATGATGAAACAAACTAACATGAAGGGTCTATGGTGCAGTGGTAATGTTTGAGGCGTCAGATGCATTGGCGCCTCTTCTTGTTGGGTCATGCAGGCGCCACAAGCATTGACGCCTcttcatgaggcccaatgcatgtgTGCCAATGCATATAACTTTTTGGGGGGTGCGCCAACTCCCCCGGCGCATCCTCTCCCAAAgttggttattttggaaaaaaaattgaaaagaaggttattttcgtattttttttgaaaaacatggttattttaaaaaaaaaaaatctgCAAACTTTCTTTCAAatttattcttttttatttttcaaatttacACTACTAAATATTCATTATAATAATTAACCTATTAACTCATTATAGGATTAGTcaatttcaaaattcaaataaaactCATATAGTCTTTCTTTAACCACTACAATTCTTTCTCTTTCATTTTACCGGAAAAAAAACTCTCAAAACCCATTTCCCCCTCTTCTTCCGCtgaattttttttcttctttatGACATTTTCTTATTTTCACTTTTCCTTTCCTCTTCCTTTCTTTTCCAATTTGCCATTTCCTATGTTATTTACAACTTtgaaagaatgaaaaaaaaattccTTTGCTTTCAGAACAAGCAGGATCTTTATATTTCATCTTTACCATGGTGATTTGGTAAATTTAGGTTACGATTTtattgatatttttattttattttttatatagGTGTATTAAAAAGGAGATGGAAAATCAAAGAAAGAAAGATAAATAAGAATTTAATAAAAGaaagagaattttttttgaaaataatcatttaaattttttttttgaaaataataaatatttcaaaaaaaaaaataccaaaataaccactTTTAAAAGAGGATGCGCCACCTCTTGGTGCATGTATTTTATGTCCACTCTATATAAATATCACGCATTGGAtacaatatttttcacacaaaatcaTCTCCTACTATCATATTTTCTCTAATTCAAACTCACTCACCTTCAAGTTTCTGTGTTTTAACTatgtctgcatacattcaaaAGCGAAATGCCGATGTAATATTTTCCGCTGTTGCGGCTCCGGAACAAATTCAGCTCTGGAACGcagatacgtttgaacgtcttaatcggatgttgtacagttggttagagggagaaattgaAGAGGGTGAACGaattagaagaatacaatggcttgtgtccacgttcaaccaaaatggagaagtgcgcGAATGGGTGAATATTAAGAtcgaccaagacgctcgtagaatgatgcattacatgttcaaaattgttttggtggttgtaatcgcatagttcttaaattctagttgttttaattttttgtgttattgtttatgtaatggtactttCGTCACTGACGTCTGATATGgaataaatttagtttttcatatattgcaatagaggtacatgtgaatttagtttttcacccaacaaccaaccatccaacgtcgcaatccattcataccacccacccaaccacaaaaccaagaatcaaaccctgcaaccacaaccgtctatagcccagatgattcatatgggtcacttcatcgtagcccccctcaatgaccactcaaacatctcatcaccaaaatacacaaccattgtttaactatagtacgccaCAGGAACCATTATTTcgtttccaaaatgattcaatggcccaatttgggcaactataccaTCTCCAATCCACCCAACCCCAACGACCTAACTAtgatgacatgggcaccgaactccattacggaagcaTCGTTGGtcagagcccctccggatattgggaacaaatgatgacacatctgtcaaatatCGCTGGAACTTCTGCCAGACCTTCCCACCAGCCATCTTTCaatcaggtcagcacacaaagatCTCAAACACCTCAAGCAAATCGTGGGAGACCTCAtagacaaac from Lathyrus oleraceus cultivar Zhongwan6 chromosome 1, CAAS_Psat_ZW6_1.0, whole genome shotgun sequence includes:
- the LOC127073884 gene encoding dihydrolipoyl dehydrogenase 2, chloroplastic isoform X2 yields the protein MWELSRSFLGEIESTATLGYVVRSLPTPNSHTPISTFHRIISSKMTLSPISQSSSATSYAAAISGPRHCSHFHTSISTATSFNLRLCGLRREAFAFTSLRHRSNHNHPIRRTHFNAISAALSDNDTSLKSFDYDLLIIGAGVGGHGAALHAVEKGLKTAIVEGDVVGGTCVNRGCVPSKALLAVSGRMRELRNDHHLKSLGLQGPQKVKVGSSNNVVTAKDIIIATGSVPFVPKGIEVDGKTVITSDHALKLETVPDWIAIVGSGYIGLEFSDVYTALGSEVTFVEALDQLMPGFDPEISKLAQRVLINPRNIDYHTGVFASKITPARDGKPVMIELIDAKTKEQKDTLEVDAALIATGRAPFTQGLGLENIDVATQRGFVPVDECMRVIDANGNLVPHLYCIGDANGKMMLAHAASAQGISVVEQVTGRDHVLNHLSIPAACFTHPEISMVGLTEPQAREKGEKEGFDVSVAKTSFKANTKALAENEGEGLAKLIYRPDNGEILGVHIFGLHAADLIHEASNAIALGTRIQDIKFAVHAHPTLSEVLDELFKSAKFYSDRKEQRLEEKKARKSL
- the LOC127073884 gene encoding dihydrolipoyl dehydrogenase 2, chloroplastic isoform X4, whose product is MWELSRSFLGEIESTATLGYVVRSLPTPNSHTPISTFHRIISSKMTLSPISQSSSATSYAAAISGPRHCSHFHTSISTATSFNLRLCGLRREAFAFTSLRHRSNHNHPIRRTHFNAISAALSDNDTSLKSFDYDLLIIGAGVGGHGAALHAVEKGLKTAIVEGDVVGGTCVNRGCVPSKALLAVSGRMRELRNDHHLKSLGLQGPQKVKVGSSNNVVTAKDIIIATGSVPFVPKGIEVDGKTVITSDHALKLETVPDWIAIVGSGYIGLEFSDVYTALGSEVTFVEALDQLMPGFDPEISKLAQRVLINPRNIDYHTGVFASKITPARDGKPVMIELIDAKTKEQKDTLEVDAALIATGRAPFTQGLGLENIDVATQRGFVPVDECMRVIDANGNLVPHLYCIGDANGKMMLAHAASAQGISVVEQVTGRDHVLNHLSIPAACFTHPEISMVGLTEPQAREKGEKEGFDVSVAKTSFKANTKALAENEGEGLAKLIYRPDNGEILGVHIFGLHAADLIHEASNAIALGTRIQDIKFAVHAHPTLSEVLDELFKSAKVKA
- the LOC127073884 gene encoding dihydrolipoyl dehydrogenase 2, chloroplastic isoform X1: MWELSRSFLGEIESTATLGYVVRSLPTPNSHTPISTFHRIISSKMTLSPISQSSSATSYAAAISGPRHCSHFHTSISTATSFNLRLCGLRREAFAFTSLRHRSNHNHPIRRTHFNAISAALSDNDTSLKSFDYDLLIIGAGVGGHGAALHAVEKGLKTAIVEGDVVGGTCVNRGCVPSKALLAVSGRMRELRNDHHLKSLGLQGPQKVKVGSSNNVVTAKDIIIATGSVPFVPKGIEVDGKTVITSDHALKLETVPDWIAIVGSGYIGLEFSDVYTALGSEVTFVEALDQLMPGFDPEISKLAQRVLINPRNIDYHTGVFASKITPARDGKPVMIELIDAKTKEQKDTLEVDAALIATGRAPFTQGLGLENIDVATQRGFVPVDECMRVIDANGNLVPHLYCIGDANGKMMLAHAASAQGISVVEQVTGRDHVLNHLSIPAACFTHPEISMVGLTEPQAREKGEKEGFDVSVAKTSFKANTKALAENEGEGLAKLIYRPDNGEILGVHIFGLHAADLIHEASNAIALGTRIQDIKFAVHAHPTLSEVLDELFKSAKNYFIRKMVLAVQPLQLLLHSKMI